The following are from one region of the Harpia harpyja isolate bHarHar1 chromosome 4, bHarHar1 primary haplotype, whole genome shotgun sequence genome:
- the PHOSPHO1 gene encoding phosphoethanolamine/phosphocholine phosphatase, which translates to MKRCCEGVGLPCLFKGVGMASSRPPKYLLVFDFDETIINENSDDSIVRAAPGQALPEHIRQTFREGFYNEYMQRVLAYMGDQGVKMGDFKTVYENIPLSPGMPELFQFLSKNHELFEIILISDANMFGIECNLRAAGFYSLFRKIFSNPSGFDKRGYFTLGPYHSHKCLDCPANMCKRKILTEYLAERAQEEVEFERVFYVGDGANDFCPSVTLTSADVAFPRKGYPMHRMTQEMEKQQPGAFQATVVPWESATEVARYLQEVLKKKC; encoded by the coding sequence GGTGTTGGTATGGCCAGCTCCCGGCCTCCCAAATACCTCCTCGTCTTCGATTTCGACGAGACCATCATCAATGAGAACAGCGATGACTCCATTGTCCGGGCGGCACCGGGGCAGGCGCTGCCGGAGCACATCCGACAGACCTTCCGCGAGGGCTTCTACAACGAGTACATGCAGCGCGTCCTGGCGTACATGGGGGACCAGGGGGTCAAGATGGGGGACTTCAAGACTGTCTACGAGAACATCCCCCTGTCCCCTGGCATGCCAGAGCTCTTCCAGTTCCTCTCCAAGAACCACGAGCTCTTCGAGATCATCCTCATCTCTGATGCCAACATGTTCGGCATCGAATGCAATCTGAGGGCAGCCGGTTTCTACTCCCTTTTCCGCAAGATCTTCAGCAACCCGTCTGGTTTTGACAAGAGGGGGTACTTCACCTTGGGGCCCTACCACAGCCATAAGTGCCTTGACTGCCCGGCCAACATGTGCAAACGCAAAATCCTAACAGAGTACCTGGCGGAGAGAGCCCAGGAGGAGGTGGAGTTCGAGAGGGTCTTCTACGTGGGAGACGGTGCCAATGACTTCTGCCCTTCCGTGACTTTGACTTCAGCTGATGTGGCTTTCCCGCGGAAGGGCTACCCCATGCACCGAATGACCCAAgagatggagaagcagcagcctggagccttCCAGGCCACTGTTGTCCCCTGGGAGTCAGCTACAGAGGTCGCCCGCTATCTCCAGGAGGTCCTCAAGAAGAAGTGTTGA